In Deltaproteobacteria bacterium, the genomic stretch GCAACGCAATCTAAAGCCTGCGCCTACCGACCCGTTGCCTGGACATTTACCGATAACCGACAACTGAAAACCCAACAAACCCAAGCAACCCAAGTGCTCCATGCCCAACGCCCAATGCCCTGCGCCCTTCTTACCCACAGATTATGAGGACAGGGTCAGGGCTAGGGTCACGATGCCCGTTTCGTCCAGGGGCCACGTTATACGGTTTTTCCACGTAGCCGTGAACCGTGTGCCTGGAGAGGGGCCGGCGGGCATATGAGTGCTCAGGAGATCAAGGTGAAGCCGGCTGTCAGGAAATGGCTGTCAAAGGCAAAGGCAGTTGCAATGTTGTTTTGCTTCATGAATGCGAAACTTACTGCGTCGGTAAAGCTGAAATCCTGGTCATTGAAGCGCCGTAAGATGGCCTCTGCCTCCGCTTCCAGAACGCTGTCAGAATACATCCTGGTTAGTTTTGGGCTTGCTGCAATTTTTTCCAGGAAGGTAATGGCTGCCTCATGGCCGAGTTCTCTGCGGATCAAAATATAGGTCTCGGCAACAACGAGATTTGTTGTTACCAGCCGTCCATATTCCTGCAGTGCCCGGGGAAACAGTTTGCCAGCCTGTTCATGATACTGATCGAAGCTGTCTGCCAGGGCATACCAGGCGCTGGTATCTATAAAGAGATCCTTGTTGGCCACGGCGAGATCCTACTTCCTGGATGAGGTCAGGTACTGATCGTGCCTTGCAGCAACATCGCCTTTATTAGAAGACCCGAGCCCGACAATATCCAGCAGGGGATCCTGGTCAGCGGGCAGGCTGGCAAGGAACCTGTCTATGCATGAGCGGATTATGCCTGCTTTGGATTTGCCGCTGCTCCTGGCGAGCATGGTCAGCACCCTGTCCTGGTTGGGATCGAGATATATCTGAACTGGTCTCTTTTTCAGCTTTCTCATAGCTCTGTGCTCCCCACAATCATCTCCAGTAACGAATCTCATGCTGCATACGCAGGGAATGTACTTCATTAAAAGTAATGGATAAAAAGATAATTGTCAATAAATATATGTCATATTAGTTAATGGGAGAGTAATAGGGACAAAAAGGTTATGTCCGCAGATTACACAGGTTAACACAGATTCGGGAGTCGCCGGGATGATAGAGGGAGTTGCCGGCAAGGGCCGCAGGGCGGCCTGGCACGATGTGAGCATCGTGCATATGTGAAGTGTTCGAGTACCACAATGAGCAAGCTCCTTGTGCCCCTCAAACCCTCCCCACATTGCTTGCCAGCAATCCCTGATATTGCCTGTTTGTCATGTGATTGGGGAGCCACCGAGGCGAGCTCCAGACCTTGACGAACTTCAGATTGACGCGAGCGTTCGTGAAAATTATCGTAGCTCTAAGGAAAACGTCTGTAGATGTCACGGCGGTGTAGGAAACGAATCAATTCTATAGTATCTCCAGAGAGTTTGATCCCGAGACGATAATCACCGATTCTCAGGCGGTAATAGCTTTCATATCCCTGGATTTTCTTGATGCCTTGAAGTTCATCCAACGAGTTAATTTCCTTCAACTTGTCGATGGTTTTCAGAAGTCTTTTCCTTGTAGCCAGATCATGGTTAATGGCTCCGAGATCTTTCGCAAAGGATTTAGCGTATAGAATGTGCACCGATTAATCCGCCAGCTTGGAAATGATGTCTTTTTCATCCACGTATTGGCCGGTATCTCCTTCTTCGATGGCCATTGCCAGCTTCATATCCAGGATGGCTTCGGCAACAGCATCTTCGAGTAGATCACTTCTTTCTGTAAGTGTGCTGATAATTGCTTCTCTTATTAATTCTTTAAGTTTTTCCTCAGACATGTTCAATGTTACCATCTGTCACGCCCTCTGAGTGGGAAAAATTGCTCTTACTGCCGCCTGTACTTTTATTGACCAATATACTAGAAAATACCATCTTTGCCCAGAAATATGAGAGAGCGACTATGTTTTTTTCATCCACAGATTACTATCCACAGATTATGAGGACAGGCTCAGGGCTACGGTCACGAGGCCCGTATCCTCCAGGGGCTACGTTATAAGGTTTTTCCACGTAGCCGTGAACCGTTTACCGAAACGGGCTTCGTAACCGTAGCCGCAAGCCGAGTGTGTTGAACTGACAACCCAACGCCCAATGCCCTGCGCCCCTTGAACTGATAACTGCTAACTGGGGCCATCAATGGTAGCCGCAACCTTCAGGTTGCGCCAGCGGCTGTCAGGTCCAATCACATCATGCCGCCAATTATGCCCCATGAATCGATGGGCGGACCGGCCAACGCAGTCTGAAGCCTGCGCCTACCGACCCGTTGCCTGGACATTTACTGATAACCGATAACTGAGAACCCAACAAACCCAACAAACCCAAGTAACCCGGATGCTCCATGCCCTGCGCCCAATGCCCTGCGCCCTGAGCCCTTCATTTACTGCAACCGATAACCAGTGACACTCTCCGGCGGAGAGTCACTTTCGCTGCTTCTTGAAAGCTTCTGCAAAGGGGTTGTGAAAGGGGGCAGGTTTTCTGGGCGCGGCCGGCCGTTTTCGGCTGTGCTTTTTCCCTGATACTGATCCTTTTGGAGACCCGGATTTCTGCTGGTCGAGATCATCTCGCATGGAGAGAGAGATTCGTCTGCGGTTCAGGTCGACGTCCAACACGGTAACGGTCACCTTTTGCTGGACCTTGACCACAGTGTGAGGGTCTTTGACGAAATGATTTGCCAGTTTGCTGATGTGCACCAGGCCGTCCTGGTGCACGCCGATATCCACAAAGGCACCAAAGGCGGTGACATTGGTGACGATGCCCGGCAGTTTCATGCCGGGGCGCAGGTCCTCCATGGTCTGCACTTTGTCGGCAAAGGAGAACTGCTCGAACTCTTGCCGGGGATCGCGGCCGGGCCTGGCAAGCTCGGCAACAATGTCCGTGAGGGTGGGCAGGCCCACATCATCCGTCACATACCTGTCCAGTTGAATGCGCTCTCTGAGTTCTGGTTGTTCCATGAGCTCTTTCACAGTACAGCCGAGGTCTCTGGCCATGGCCTGCACAACCGGGTATGACTCGGGGTGGACAGCACTGGCATCCAGAGGGTTCCTGCCGTTTCTGATGCGGAGGAAGCCGGCTGCCTGTTCAAAGGCCTTGGGTCCGAGGCGGGGCACCTTCTTCAAGTTATGGCGGGACTCGAAGGGACCGTTTTCGTTGCGATAGTTGACTATGTTTCTGGCAAGCTGCGGGCCCAGCCCCGAGACATAGGTGA encodes the following:
- a CDS encoding type II toxin-antitoxin system RelE/ParE family toxin; translated protein: MHILYAKSFAKDLGAINHDLATRKRLLKTIDKLKEINSLDELQGIKKIQGYESYYRLRIGDYRLGIKLSGDTIELIRFLHRRDIYRRFP
- a CDS encoding type II toxin-antitoxin system VapC family toxin, with protein sequence MANKDLFIDTSAWYALADSFDQYHEQAGKLFPRALQEYGRLVTTNLVVAETYILIRRELGHEAAITFLEKIAASPKLTRMYSDSVLEAEAEAILRRFNDQDFSFTDAVSFAFMKQNNIATAFAFDSHFLTAGFTLIS